In Halichondria panicea chromosome 9, odHalPani1.1, whole genome shotgun sequence, a genomic segment contains:
- the LOC135341303 gene encoding fibropellin-1-like isoform X3, whose translation MYRLIIILSLIATLMQQSDGYSSGAPPEACSTLQPDHGTTSQPVETNPYELDIEELLAPSSVYQYVPGVTYTVILQANKSNVVSFKGFLIQARKIRFPDNVTGIFNSSNTNEFGFQSCDQAQYPLGSAVTHVNGSSKMNVTFKWTAPPKGSGPVYFVYTVVQSMQIFWADLRTPEINEHPCEPPEYLLTAHCTDVCPFGSYGDHTTATCQQWPASSLLVTNATAYYLTLDEADVVVGRGVLNYTVIVNESAFDNIVGIFLTMLQTETIQNIFRYDSGSREKNYPVSSLASLDRQNNFIVIQEQIFLRDTIPVQLFSDNLAIFSLNLNAVVFGSLADSIDVSTDIDTSLFVTITRTSGPCQDVTCFNEGICRALNISGEFNFTCNCHPAYTGQFCETLFDPCVLSLCLNNATCENIGTTNYTCNCTIDFTGENCEIEIDQCSLIQGVCNNGTCIDGFGIFSCDCIDGFIGEFCETEINECVASPSCQNGVCIDDINSFTCDCYPGWFGDFCENDIDYCSFGPAPFGPCSDFGSSACIDGNITFSCTCLTGFTGYTCAVDINECDEFPCLNNATCNNLLNGAYTCDCTPDYTGLNCGIPLFPCNDVPCMNNGTCIDAGLGNGTFSCMCAIGFTGNACQADLGFCTDSTCMNSGVCVEGVGTMTTCECFEGFSGQNCELDLPLCDQDSCHNGGTCIEGIGIHISCNCTINYRGNQCETEICFENSCSFNGNCSETNGEPITCECSEGFNGLRCEIDLDYCQPTTCANEGTCIEGEGSRINCICLDGYSGNVCDQDDSSFFACTSNSCENNGTCVEEFGVMFSCLCLAGFLGSRCETDTLDLCNSVFGISCTKATIGGVVAIAIGAFLLILFLATLMLLLVLWCKLHQKKRICNVAGLPVVGGIMISNPIYESKVEGAQNQDKMISKSAIDGSHGSDATCHILSTGLL comes from the exons ATGTATCGACTCATTATTATACTCAGTCTAATTGCTACACTAATGCAACAAAGTGATGGCTATTCATCAGGAGCTCCACCTGAAGCATGTTCTACCTTACAGCCAGACCATGGAACTACATCACAACCAGTGGAAACAAACCCATATGAACTAGATATCGAAGAACTTCTTGCTCCAAGCAGTGTGTATCAATATGTACCTGGAGTCACTTACACAG tgatacTACAAGCCAACAAGTCAAATGTGGTGAGTTTCAAAGGCTTTCTAATTCAAGCAAGAAAGATCAGGTTTCCTGACAATGTTACTGGCATTTTTAATTCTTCAAACACCAACGAGTTTGGTTTTCAGAGTTGCGATCAAGCTCAG TACCCCCTCGGCAGTGCAGTTACGCATGTGAATGGGAGCAGTAAGATGAATGTTACGTTTAAATGGACAGCTCCCCCAAAAGGCTCGGGTCCAGTATACTTTGT ATACACAGTGGTACAGTCAATGCAAATCTTTTGGGCTGATTTGAGAACTCCTGAAATAAATGAACATC CCTGTGAACCACCGGAATACTTATTGACAGCTCACTGCACGGACGTGTGCCCCTTTGGTTCCTATGGAGATCATACAACAGCAACTTGCCAACAAT GGCCAGCATCATCTCTACTGGTAACTAATGCCACAGCCTATTATTTGACTCTCGATGAGGCTGATGTTGTAGTTGGTAGAGGAGTATTGAATTACACAGTGATAGTGAATGAATCAGCTTTTGATAACATAGTGGGTATATTTTTGACAATGTTACAAACCGAAACAATTCAGAATATATTTAGATATGACAGTGGTTCTAGAGAAAAGAATTATCCGGTTTCATCACTTGCAAGTTTAGACAGACAAAACAATTTCATTGTAATTCAAGAACAGATCTTTCTTCGTGATACGATTCCTGTTCAACTGTTCAGTGACAATTTGGCCATTTTCAGTCTAAATCTGAATGCAGTGGTATTTGGGAGTCTAGCAGACAGTATTGATGTATCCACGGATATTGATACTTCTTTGTTTGTTACAATCACTAGGACGTCAG GTCCATGTCAAGATGTAACCTGCTTCAATGAAGGAATTTGCAGAGCACTAAACATAAGTGGAGAATTCAATTTCACATGTAACTGTCATCCGGCATACACAGGTCAATTCTGTGAGACATTATTTGACCCATGTGTTCTTAGCCTTTGCCTTAACAATGCAACCTGTGAGAACATTGGCACTACAAACTACACGTGCAACTGCACTATTGACTTTACTGGTGAGAATTGTGAGATTGAAATAGATCAATGTTCCTTAATCCAAGGAGTCTGTAACAATGGCACGTGTATCGATGGATTTGGTATTTTCTCTTGTGATTGTATCGATGGATTTATTGGAGAATTTTGTGAAACTGAAATTAATGAATGTGTCGCTAGTCCCAGCTGTCAAAATGGAGTGTGTATAGATGACATCAACAGCTTCACATGTGATTGTTACCCAGGCTGGTTTGGTGACTTTTGCGAGAACGATATAGATTATTGCTCATTTGGTCCAGCTCCGTTTGGTCCCTGCAGTGACTTTGGTAGCAGTGCGTGTATCGATGGAAACATAACATTTTCTTGCACTTGTTTGACAGGTTTCACAGGATATACGTGTGCTGTTGATATCAATGAATGTGATGAGTTCCCTTGCTTGAATAATGCAACCTGTAACAACCTACTTAATGGAGCCTACACTTGTGATTGTACCCCAGACTACACTGGTCTTAACTGTGGTATACCTCTGTTCCCATGTAACGATGTACCTTGTATGAATAATGGTACTTGTATTGATGCTGGCCTTGGAAATGGAACTTTCTCTTGTATGTGTGCTATTGGTTTCACAGGAAATGCTTGTCAAGCAGACCTCGGGTTTTGTACTGATTCAACTTGTATGAACagtggtgtttgtgtagaaggtGTGGGAACAATgacaacttgtgaatgttttGAAGGATTTTCCGGTCAAAATTGTGAGCTGGATCTCCCACTTTGTGACCAGGACTCTTGTCACAATGGTGGAACATGTATTGAAGGCATTGGTATCCATATTTCCTGTAACTGTACTATCAACTATCGTGGAAATCAGTGTGAAACAGAAATTTGTTTTGAGAATAGCTGCAGCTTTAATGGAAACTGTTCTGAAACCAATGGTGAGCCTATTACATGTGAGTGTAGTGAGGGCTTCAATGGTCTGAGATGTGAGATTGATCTTGATTACTGTCAGCCAACCACTTGTGCAAATGAAGGCACTTGTATCGAGGGAGAAGGATCAAGAATCAATTGCATTTGTTTGGATGGTTATTCTGGGAACGTTTGTGATCAAGATGATTCATCTTTCTTTGCCTGCACCAGTAATAGCTGTGAGAACAATGGAACCTGTGTAGAGGAATTCGGCGTAATGTTTAGCTGTTTGTGCCTTGCTGGTTTTTTGGGGAGCCGATGTGAAACTGATACGCTAGATTTGTGCAATTCGGTTTTTGGAATATCATGTACCAAAGCTACGATTGGTGGTgtggttgctatagctattggtgcTTTCTTGCTAATATTGTTTCTGGCAACATTAATGCTACTATTAGTATTGTGGTGCAAACTTCATCAAAAGAAGAGAATTTGTAATGTGGCAGGACTACCAGTGGTAGGAGGTATTATGATATCGAACCCTATCTATGAGAGTAAAGTTGAAG gcgcTCAAAACCAAGACAAAATGATATCAAAAAG tgcaatagatggtagccatggcagtgatgcaacatgccatatactgagcactggattgctttga